AAGCTGGTTGATGCCGCTCTGAATCGTCAGGAGCGCTGGCAGCGGCAGGCTCACCCACTGGAACCAGCCGCTCTCCAGTTCCCGCTTGACGCGGAGCGATCCCTCTCCACCGGCCTCCACCTCCATGATGATCGTCGCGTGCGGCAGGCCCAGGCGTTCCGCCAGGACCACGCCGGTCTGTCCGAAGCCCTGGTCGTCCGACTGCAGGCCGGTCAGCACCAGATCGAACCCCTCGTCACGGATAGCGTCGGCCAGCGCCCCCGCCATCACCCCGGCATCGGCTTCCGCCAGCGCGTCGCTCTCGACATGGATTGCACGGTCCGCGCCGCGGGCAAGCGCCTCCCGAATCACCTGCGTGGCCCGCGCCGGCCCGGCCGAGCAGACGACCACCTCGCTGTCGTCGCCGGCGAGACGTTCCTTCAACCGGAGCGCCTCTTCCAGCGCGTAGGCGTCCGGCTCGTTCATCTCG
This genomic interval from Acidobacteriota bacterium contains the following:
- a CDS encoding electron transfer flavoprotein subunit beta/FixA family protein gives rise to the protein MKIAVCLKQVITRDWPLRVAESNTWVRDSDATYEMNEPDAYALEEALRLKERLAGDDSEVVVCSAGPARATQVIREALARGADRAIHVESDALAEADAGVMAGALADAIRDEGFDLVLTGLQSDDQGFGQTGVVLAERLGLPHATIIMEVEAGGEGSLRVKRELESGWFQWVSLPLPALLTIQSGINQLRYATLRGIMAAKRKEIRKVTPELSGVGGQRILRMYAPEKSGDTHLIDGAPAEAARELVRLLREEARVL